ATTTAGTaaccatgtcctggtttcagctgggatagagttaattttcttcctagtagctggtatagtgctgtgttctggattttagtatgagaataatattgataacacactgatgttttggctgttgctaagcggtgtttatactagtcaaggacttttttcagctccccatgctctgccaggtgcccaagaaatgggagggggcacagccaggatagttgatccaaactgaccaaagggctattccataccatatgatgtcatgcccagtatataaactgggggagttggccggggggtagcgatcgctgctcggggactggctgggcgtcggttggtgggtggtgagcggttgtatcttttttttttattattcttttttcgTTTTCCCtcccttggattttgttcctctctctctcttgttgttttccttcttattacaattcattattattgttactattattttgttccaattattaaactgttcttatctcaacccacgagttttcttacttttgctcttccgactctctcccccatcccaccgagggggagtgagcaagcggctgcgtggtgcttagctgctggctggggctaaaccacgacaaaccaCTAGTCAGCTACCTTTACTTGTGATCTAAGGCTCGCAGAATCACAAAGTAGTTGAGTTTGGAAGGACCTCTGCAGGTTATGTTATGCagaccccctgctcaagcagggtcacctagagctggttgcccaggaccatggccAGACAGCTTTTCAATAtatgaaaaacattcaaaatttagaatttcttctttttattttctgggtttttttaaatctctaaatATCTTTTCATTGGAGTAGGTGATCATCCATTGATTGTTCAGTTTGCTGCTAAAGAAGCACAGGTTTTGTGTGACGCTGCCTGTATCGTCTGTCCTTTTGCAGATGGAATAGACCTAAACTGTGGCTGTCCTCAGAGGTAAAGTTTTGAAAAAGCTGGGTAAATATGATGAAACAATTTGAGAATAAAGAATGCTGGTCTTCATTTTCATAGTAATTTCCATCTTAACTTGAAAATAGATTTTgagagagaaacagctttttaacCTGtcagaaatgtctgtgtggcaagaCACTGTTCTGAATGTTCAGAGATGCCTGTCACCACAGTGAGACTGGGAAAACCAGATGTATTTGCTGACTtgccttttttcatttctgagataTTGAGTGTTGGCTCAGAAGTGAAGTCCATCGCTTCTCAACAGCTGTTAAATATGCATTACCAAAAAGAGCTTGCTGCAAATAATTTGGCGAGCGTTTTGAGAAATGATGTGGCAATTCCTAAAATAATGAGGCAAGTCCCTGATGTCTCATACTTCTGTAAGTGAAAGATAGTCTCTAAAATATAATTATACAGATTATATTATTCAGGAAGTGCTGAAAAGaatttcttccatcttttatTAGGTTTATAAGTACAGTGAATTAGTGATCTACTTCTCACTTAAATTGATAAAGATTTTGTCTTGACAGTGAAACAGAGTAGTAATGCACAAATGAAGATTCTTGCTAACTGGTTCAATTGAGAACCATTTATTATGTGCTTGTCAGGCAGTCTTTTTCTAAGTGAAGACCTCAAAAATAAATGTGGGAAAGCAAAAGATAATATTACGGTGCAAATACTTAATTTGTCTATTCTAATTAGGTTTTCTTGACTTAAAATTATAGTATTTGAGAAAACTTTTCTGGAGAGATCTGAGACTTCGGAatggaagtgtattttttttctaagctaaATACAGTTAAGTATGCTAAACTGTAAGTTCCTCTTAGACCAAAAATATATGCTTACATTTGAATCCTTTGTTTCTTGTGCGTGCTGGTTTCACAATAACAAAACTTTGTGCACATAATCTGCCTTTATAAGAaaaattgtttaagaaaaaaactgctGCTGTTGAGTGGAAGCACAGATTATTTCCTGCCAATCAAAATAAGGTGTTTTGCAATTGAGGGTAAACAGAATGTTACTGAAATCATATCCTTACTTGCACttcaaaaatcttccttttcaatccaaagtaattttctgtttagaaaaaatcCATGATCCAATGGAAGGGGAAACATCGAACTTTATTTTATGTATGATCTAAACCATCGTTGATTAAATGTTAATTTATCTTCCTTGTGAGTCCATTTTGTGGACAGAAAATTGAACTGGAAGAGATTAGTAACTTGGCCAAAGTTCTAACAGCACAACAGAGACTCAACCAGCATCTAAAAGCTGGTGTCAAACTGCAAACGAATCATTGATCTACAGCCAGTACTACCTCTGTTTACTCAACCACACATTCTAAAGGTCATAAGGAGAGAAACTGATGTATTTGACTGAAATTgatctgcattttttcaaatgtagcatacaaatgttctttttcttttaaagatgggcaATGGCAGAAGGTTATGGTGCTTGCTTAATAAATAAACCAGAGCTCGTTCGAGATATGGTGAGACATGTACGGAATCAGGTCAACAACCCTAGATTTTCAGTATCTATTAAAATAAGGTAGGTCTAACTTAAGTGCTGTTTATGGTACATGGAAGaatccttttaattttttttaaagaaacatgttAGTGTGATAGCTACACTATACTTTAATATATGTAATTCTGTTAATGTAATATTACACATTATAATAATTACCTTACGTGTGAAgactgctgagatttttttaccCCAGATGGTGAAAGAATATCTGCAGCAAGTAATCCCAAATTTAGATAGTGTAACCAGCACAGCCTTTAACTACTTACCCAGATAACATACTGGATGCTATAGTTTTCTTGCAATCCAAATGACATGAAAGTACAGGTTAAAAGGTCTAGGGTTCCATAAGAGAAAAGCAATGTATAGTTTGTATCATCACAAGGATTTGCTTTGTGAGCTGTTGGAGGCCAGAGCTACAGTTGCTGTTGGCTATAAAGGGAAGGGTAACAAAACAGGGAAGTGGTCCCCACAGCTGCTGTAAGGAACACATCCTGCTTCCCTTCATCGCTTTCTAAACTTCTGTAAACTGttgctttgcattgctttgtgCCACTTCATCTGCTCTTTACCCACACATCCCATGTGGCTTTTGCATATTTGTCAGTTAAGTTTCAACTCCATTTGCAATCCTTCAGGAAAGGGAAATCAGTATAAATcggatttttttccacaaaatatgcaaaataatgaTGTTTATTTTAGAATCTTTTGGGCACCCTTGCTCAATCTCTATAAAATTTCCCATTTACCATTTCAGAGATGTGATATAATTGGGAAATGCTAAATTAAATAGTGGTTTCAATACATGAAACTCAtatgtctttattaaaaaaaaaaacctctttatcTTCCAAgagtattattttctttctttatactgTTACACAAATCTGTGGTAACTCCCCCTTAGGGAGGGGGGCTTTTTATACAGTTCAGGTAACTTACTATCTAATGTTTTCATTCCTTGGAATTTTAGGATCCATGAGGACTTAAAAAGAACAGTTGACCTGTGTCAAAAAGCTGAAGCAACTGGAGTTTCGTGGATTACAGTACATGGGAGAAGTGTAGAAGAAAGACATCAGCCTGTACATTAtgatgcaattaaaataattaaacaaagcaTGTCTATACCTGTTGTGGCTAATGGAGAcattaaaactttaaaagatgctgaaaatgttCATCACTTGACAGGAGCAGATGGTAAGATTAAACATACTCTATTTTCTGAATAAacttaaaaatcagatttcaaagtatttattttggcTGTCAGGAGGACATGATTTGAGTGCTTTTCACTCTTTGAGGAGGTAAATGAAAGAGGATGTTTTAGATGCATTATAGATGCATAGACAGAATCACTTATAATCATCAGAGCACTAGAGCATTGTTATTCAAAGGCACAAATAATGATTTCCGAGGCAAATTACAAAAGCTCTTTGCTTAATTATGCTATCTCATCACTCAGTGGTGGAGTTCAGGGGGACCTTCAGACATTCATTCCATCTCTTTATGGAGCTGATCAtcttttaaagaactgtaaaCTTCCACTTGGAAATCTCTACTTCCTGCACATGGGAGCAGATTTCTTATAGTAAGAATatggcagaaaaaggaaatactgttaaGCCAGATACTTAACAGTTAAGATGGTTAGCTTCCAGGACACAGTGAGGCATTGCACTCTCAGATCTGTATGTATTTACTTTGTCTTACACTTCAATGCTAAAATTTTGGGGTAAAGGATCGCCTTGCAGTTACTTAGTCACAACAGATTGCTGCAACTGTCTGGTTTCAAGACATAATGGAAATTCAGTATATCTTTTGAAGAGGTGATCTGTATCTACACACTTTGGATCTTGCAGCTAGAGAATAACAGGACAGAGAACAGCAGCTACTGTCATAAGGAAAAGTTCATGTGGCAGGTTTCTTCTGACACTATTGGTGTttaatagcaacaacaaaaactagTTGAACCAAACTGCCATGCTGCTACAGTGACTTTCTCCCCAGAtacaaaggaggaaggaaatacaTAACAGAAAAGAATGTTCTCATAGCCCAGCTGACCTTCTTGaataacaaaaatataaagcatcattttttttcagttgtgcacaatagcaaaataaatttttctttttttatcatcctgggttttttttaagaagatacTAAGTGTGACAGATCATATGTTGACAGTGCAGGAAAACAGAATCCCTTAATcacagaaaaattacagtagAACATGTATGGGTTTATCTTGACAATTTGGGATTTTAGTTGCAAATACACTGGCTTAGTCAGAAAGATTTACTGCAGATCAAGAGCCCTGAGATTTATATAATTGAGACATTGAGCTCTTACTAGAAGAAGGATTCTAGGTCAGTGAATCAGCTGAGTTGCACTAAAAATTACTACATTTAGCATATTGGTACTCTTGTGTCTTTCCATcataattttatgttaaaaagaCAGGCTTGTATTTGtgtagcaaataaaaacaaaatattactgaATTGCCATTTAAAAAGTAGGGAAGAAAGGCTTCTGTGTCctgtgtttcatttcaaaatttctggAAGGATACATCCTCAAGTTGAATGTGTTGACAGGTGGTGTAGGTACTCTGAGGTTTGAACTGTTAATGGATTTCTCTGGTATAGCTATAATACTCAtccctgtttttctcctgttactTGTCTGTAAGCTTTGGGTGGTTGTCCTAATGGGTGCTATACAAAATCTACAGGAGGatttaatgtaaaatttaaacTATAATGTAACTTACTGCTTTAATTTCTAATTTGAAGGTATAATGGTGGCTAGAGGACTCTTGGCAAACCCAGCTATGTTTGCAGGATACGAAGAGACACCGTTGAAGTGCATCCAGGACTGGGTTGACATTGCTCTTGAGCATGGAACTCCTTTTACGTGTTTTCACCACCACTTAATGTACATGATGGAACGGATaacttcaaaacaagaaaaaaaagtttttaatgttttatcaAGTACCTCAGCAGTACTAGATTATCTGAGTGACCATTATGGTGTGTGATAACTGAAAGTATTTTAGTTCTATGTAAACTTGTATTTTGCAGTTGTCGATACATTGTTAAAGTTTTAATCGGGTTCCTAGTTTTTAGTCACATTCATATACTGCATAAGTATTTTCAACACAGCGTAACATTATGATCAGGGTGATACTTtatctttttagtatttttatgtcagcatttttcacttcagaaaatattccagATTCCACAAATGTGGAATTCTATTTACAATGCACTACTACACAGAGGATTGATTATTTTAAGACTccagtaatttaatttattttttcaccaGACAATTGCTTACAGCAATATGTTTGCAAAACTAGGGCCTTTCTTACGTGAAACCTCCTAAAATCAGAAGGACTACTCATAAATAATACCAAGAATTTCAGACCAAAAGAATACACAGGGAGCAATTATAGAATTTTTTGCTTTAAGTGCCATAAGCTGTACTTTTAAATTTGAGTAGATTTTTTCAAACTTAAAGACTGTGAGGCCTTGAAGCCCAGCATAGTATCCTCTTTTAAATGTTCCTTATTAGGATTAGATGTTCCTTTTGCAGACTAAAACTTTCTCAACTTACTTACAACTCAGAAAAATTCCACATTTCATATCGTGAAAGAAACCTGGAATAGATAAATgatgacagaaagaaggaaagagtaAAATGAAGAGATGGTTTAAACTAAGTACAAACTTAGCTGAATCTAAAATAAAAGACTTGAAAGTTCAATCTAActaaattcagttttgtttatcTACTgtataataattatataaaagaTTAAATCCCTGTCGTCTATCAAACCAGAACTTTATAGGTCAAAGAAAAGCTGACAGATTCTCTCAGTGGGGCTTTTGCAGTCCTTTCTGCCTGCTGGCATGTTGCTTATCAAAGCATGACAGCCACTTGGCTTTGAATATTTGTATAGGAGGGAAATAGTGAAAATTAGAACAAGATAATAACTTTACACACCAGCtgcatttgttctgcaagggaaattTCACAAATCTGTGCAGTACAATTATTTGTaatcaaataatttgttttctttatatgtttACACAGAAATTCATACCAGAAATTGCTTAGTATTCTGACTCTGATACTTCTGTGAATATACAACTGAATAGTTCtgaattttctaaataaattctttGGGTTTGTATAcaattgtaacttttttttattgcactATAGACTATGACAACCTGGGGGAGGTGAGGTTGCTTTTGATGCTACTCCCCAAATCTTTTAATCGTTTAGATATCTAAATTCTCACAATTTTTTAAACGCAATGGCATAAAAGACTTGATAATTTTTCAGAGCGGATATGTCTGATTCAGGCATACAAACAAAAGTTTGAAAGGTGTGCCCTGAGTCATCAAGTCTAGTTCACTGTTTAAGACAGTGAAGTTACATAACTCTTCTGATATGGTCACCGTCCTGATGTGTTAACAAATGGAAAACCACAGACATGCTTTGCTATCTTAGGCTAATTGAGACAATCTCTACAACCTTTCTTGGTACAATAGATTCTCCATTTCTTCagacaactattttttttcactcttcagGATTGTAATGTTTTCTTGACATTGGATGAGCACAATGATGTATAGCGTTCCAGGTAAAACCCCAGCAATGTCTTCTGCagttaatatttctctttctaat
The genomic region above belongs to Mycteria americana isolate JAX WOST 10 ecotype Jacksonville Zoo and Gardens chromosome 1, USCA_MyAme_1.0, whole genome shotgun sequence and contains:
- the DUS4L gene encoding tRNA-dihydrouridine(20a/20b) synthase [NAD(P)+]-like isoform X1, producing the protein MIGDIVETKKCQLKDPMDLFHSGHVVKICAPMVRYSKLAFRTLVRKYSCDLCYTPMIVAADFVRSAKARDSEFTTNRGDHPLIVQFAAKEAQVLCDAACIVCPFADGIDLNCGCPQRWAMAEGYGACLINKPELVRDMVRHVRNQVNNPRFSVSIKIRIHEDLKRTVDLCQKAEATGVSWITVHGRSVEERHQPVHYDAIKIIKQSMSIPVVANGDIKTLKDAENVHHLTGADGIMVARGLLANPAMFAGYEETPLKCIQDWVDIALEHGTPFTCFHHHLMYMMERITSKQEKKVFNVLSSTSAVLDYLSDHYGV